From the Candidatus Neomarinimicrobiota bacterium genome, the window TTCCTAGGATCAAGGCTTTCATTATTGAGGGGGAGGTAATGGATACCGCTTCCTTCGGGAAGATTTCGCAGCTCCCGGCGAGGGAGCAGTTGTTCGTCCAACTCGTAACCGGACTGTCTTCGCCCTTGACCGGACTGGCTGTAATGCTTAAGAGTCAAATTGTCGTTTTGATTCAGACACTTGGAAAGCTGAAAAAGGCGGGACCATCATAGACACCTAGGAGGAGATGAAGAAATGGCTGAAGTATCACGCGCCAATGTCATGAAATACCTGGAAAAGGCAAATATGCTCGAAATCTCCGAGCTGATCAAGGAGATTGAAGAAAAGTTTGGAGTGTCCGCGGCCGCCCCGGTGGCTGTAGCCCCGGCGGGTACCGCTGCCAATACCGATAAAACGGCCGGGGAGGAGAAGAGCTCCTTCGACGTCGTTCTCACGGCGGCTGGAGAGAAGAAAATCCAGGTTATCAAAGTGGTTCGAAGCCTCACCGAGTTGGGCCTCAAGGAAGCCAAAGACCTGGTGGACGGCGCCCCCAAATCCGTCCGTGAAGGAGTCAACAATGAAGAGGCCGAAGAGATGAAAAAGAAACTCGAAGAGGCAGGGGCCACCGTAGAATTGAAATAAGGGACTGTCTCATGACCATAATGACATTCAGGAGATGATCTTGTAGGAGGGCATCATTTTGTCGACAAAATTAGACAAGAAATCTGAGAGAATTTCCTTCTCGCGTTTGTCGAGCGTGGTGGAAATGCCGAACCTGTTGTCGGTTCAACTGGAATCCTTTGACCATTTTATGCAGAGGGAAGTGCTTGAGGAAGAGCGGTTGCCTTTTGGCCTGGAAGAGGTCTTCTCCAATACCTTTCCCATTGAAGACACTCACCGCAACTACGTCCTGGAGTATAAGAGCTACTATTTCGGGCTGCCCAAATACAGTCCCCGGGAGTGTCACGAGAGAGGCGTCACGTATGCTGTTCCCCTTAAAGTTAGACTCATCCTGCACATCACGGATGAGTACGACCGTTCCAAGTATGCTCACAGCATTGAACAGGACGTCTATTTCGGGAACATTCCCTTCATGACAGACAGAGGGACCTTTGTCATCAACGGGGCGGAGCGAGTAATCGTGAGTCAGCTTCAGCGCTCGCCGGGCGTCTTCTTTGATGAGCACACTCACCCCAATGGGACAAAACTCTATCAAGCGAGGGTCATTCCGTTTCGCGGCTCCTGGATCGATTTCACTACCGATATTCGGGATTGTATCTACGTCATAATTGACAGAAGGAGAAAATTCCCCGTTACCACCCTCTTGAGAGCTCTCGGTTTTTCGAATGATGTCGACATTTTCCGTGCCTTCAAACTGGTGGCAAAAACCAACTTCGACGCGAAAGGGAAGAAAAAACTCCAGGATAACGTTCTGGTGGCGGACGTGGTGGACATGGAAACGGGCGAGATCATTGCGGAAGCGCACACGACGGTGACCGATGAGGTCTTGGAGAATCTGAAGAAAGCGCGCGTCAAGTCGGTTGAATACGTTGAACCCAGTGTGACCCTGGCTGCCGAACTCCTGAGGAACACAATGGAGAAGGATCCCACTAACAACACGGAAGAGGCGCTTCGCCTCCTGTATCAGCATCTGAGGTCTGGAGAACCGCCAAATCTTGAGACGGCTCAGAAGTTTATTGAGAGAATGTTTTTCAGTCCCAAGCGGTATGACTTGGGTAAGGTGGGAAGGTATCGGTTGAACAAGCAGTTCAATCTTGATGTTTCTTTGGATCACACGGTACTGACTACGGATGATCTGATCCGGGTTATCGAACATCTGATCGAGATGCGCATGGGAGAGAGGGGGCCGGACGATATTGATCATCTTGGTAACCGGCGGATGAAAACGGTGGGAGAGCAATTGACCAACCAGTTTTCCGTTGCCCTCAATCGCATGTCACGCACCATCAGGGAAAGGATGAACTTGAGGGAAGCGGAAAGTCTAACACCTCAGGATCTCATTAATTCCCGAATTGTGACAACGGTCATCAATTCCTTTTTCGGCACCAGTCAGTTGAGCCAGTTCATGGATCAGACGAATCCTCTTGCAGAGATTACTCACAAGCGAAGAGTTTCGGCATTGGGACCGGGGGGGATGACGCGTGAGCGCGCCGGCTTCGAAGTGCGGGACGTCCACTACACTCACTACGGCCGTCTTTGTCCCATTGAAACCCCTGAGGGACCCAACATCGGTCTCATTTCCTCTCTGGCAAACCACGCCAAAGTCAATGAGTTGGGTTTCATTGAAGCCCCTTACCGGGTGGTTGAACAGAAGGCGGAGGGCGCAGTGGTAACGAACAAGATAAGGTACCTGTCTGCGGAGGACGAGGATCGTTCCATGATTGCTCAGGCGAAGGCCGTTGACAAGAATGGCGGCAAGATCGGTAAAGAGAAGCTTCGGGTGCGAATTCGGGGTGACTTCCCAATTGTGGGCCCTGAAGAAGTACAATACATGGACGTGGCCCCTCATCAAATTCTCAGCGTGGCAGCGTCTCTCATTCCTTTTCTTGAACACGACGATGCCAACCGGGCGCTCATGGGATCAAATATGCAGCGGCAGGCAGTACCCCTTGTGGACCCGGAAAGTCCTATCGTGGGCACGGGGATTGAGAAAGACGTATCCCGGGATTCCCTCACGAGCCTCCCTTCCCCCGTGTCGGGTGTGGTCGTGAGCGTCGATTCCAAGGCCATTATTATTCGCACCGACGAGATCCCGGACGATATTGCCATATCACCCGAGGAGAACCGAGTTCGGGTTGATCTCACGAAATACTCTCGAACCAATCAGGATACCTGTATGAACCATCGTCCCACCGTCCGCAAGGGAGACACCGTGTCCGCGGGCGATATCTTGGCCGATGGCCCCGCCACGGAGAATGGGGAGTTGGCATTGGGGCAAAATGTTCTGGTGGCCTTTATGCCGTGGAGGGGATATAACTTCGAGGATGCTATTGTCATCAGTGAAAGATTGGTAAGGAATGATACGTTTACCTCCATCCATATTTCCGAAGTGGAGCTCGAAGTAAGGGACACGAAGCGGGGTGAGGAGGAGCTGACCCGGGAAATCCCCAGTGTGAGCGAACAGGCAACGAAGGATTTGGACGGAAGCGGAATCGTACGCTCGGGTGCTCGCGTTCAGGCCGGGGATATCCTTATCGGAAAAGTGACTCCAAAGGGAGAGACGGATCCCACGCCCGAGGAGAAACTTCTCAGAGCCATTTTCGGTGAAAAGGCGGGTGAAGTCAAAGACGCTTCCCGACGTGCGGAACCGGGTATCAATGGGGTCGTGATCAGAACACAATTGTTTGAACGGAAAACCAAAT encodes:
- the rplL gene encoding 50S ribosomal protein L7/L12, with product MAEVSRANVMKYLEKANMLEISELIKEIEEKFGVSAAAPVAVAPAGTAANTDKTAGEEKSSFDVVLTAAGEKKIQVIKVVRSLTELGLKEAKDLVDGAPKSVREGVNNEEAEEMKKKLEEAGATVELK
- the rpoB gene encoding DNA-directed RNA polymerase subunit beta, which codes for MSTKLDKKSERISFSRLSSVVEMPNLLSVQLESFDHFMQREVLEEERLPFGLEEVFSNTFPIEDTHRNYVLEYKSYYFGLPKYSPRECHERGVTYAVPLKVRLILHITDEYDRSKYAHSIEQDVYFGNIPFMTDRGTFVINGAERVIVSQLQRSPGVFFDEHTHPNGTKLYQARVIPFRGSWIDFTTDIRDCIYVIIDRRRKFPVTTLLRALGFSNDVDIFRAFKLVAKTNFDAKGKKKLQDNVLVADVVDMETGEIIAEAHTTVTDEVLENLKKARVKSVEYVEPSVTLAAELLRNTMEKDPTNNTEEALRLLYQHLRSGEPPNLETAQKFIERMFFSPKRYDLGKVGRYRLNKQFNLDVSLDHTVLTTDDLIRVIEHLIEMRMGERGPDDIDHLGNRRMKTVGEQLTNQFSVALNRMSRTIRERMNLREAESLTPQDLINSRIVTTVINSFFGTSQLSQFMDQTNPLAEITHKRRVSALGPGGMTRERAGFEVRDVHYTHYGRLCPIETPEGPNIGLISSLANHAKVNELGFIEAPYRVVEQKAEGAVVTNKIRYLSAEDEDRSMIAQAKAVDKNGGKIGKEKLRVRIRGDFPIVGPEEVQYMDVAPHQILSVAASLIPFLEHDDANRALMGSNMQRQAVPLVDPESPIVGTGIEKDVSRDSLTSLPSPVSGVVVSVDSKAIIIRTDEIPDDIAISPEENRVRVDLTKYSRTNQDTCMNHRPTVRKGDTVSAGDILADGPATENGELALGQNVLVAFMPWRGYNFEDAIVISERLVRNDTFTSIHISEVELEVRDTKRGEEELTREIPSVSEQATKDLDGSGIVRSGARVQAGDILIGKVTPKGETDPTPEEKLLRAIFGEKAGEVKDASRRAEPGINGVVIRTQLFERKTKSSRAEEKKVIERLQEETRREKRRLKKKRDEKLVQLMENETSAGLRNLATGKTIIKASTRLTAKRLEGLDLERISRESHWVTEKKVWIQIQQVWNSFNREWRRCEEKLDREIYKLQVGDELQPGVSKLAKVYIANKRKVQMGDKMAGRHGNKGVVATVVPEEDMPFLGDGTPVDIILNPLGVPSRMNLGQLYESMLGWAGKVLGVRYESPPFDGATPEQVSEELKKAGIPANCKTFLRDGRTGMKFDYPVMVGYIYMMKLNHMVEDKMHARSTGPYSLITQQPLGGKAQFGGQRFGEMEVWALEAYGASHTLQEILTGKSDDVEGRSKVYNAIVRGDNIPSFGIPESFNVLVKELQGLGVDVQLHH